The Candidatus Desulfofervidus auxilii DNA segment AGTCCTGCAGGCCGGACTGGGCAGACGCTGGCTGTCTTAATTAAGCAGCCAGGGCATAGCCATAATCATTGGCACTTGTTTTGTCCTATCTTTTTCACGAGGAGATAGGAATCCCCGGCATGCAGCTTAAACCTTCTACATCCTCGTCGAACCCTTTTCACCCCCTCTTTAGGAGATTATAAACATTTTTTCTAAAAAGAGCAAGAAATAAATCTCAAATTATCCATACTGACAAACTGCCAGTCCTATACACCTCAACTTCCACCAAAGCCGATAGTTACATGGTTTTCTTCTATAATTACCGGAACTTGCCTTTTCCCTTTAGAATGTCTGAGCATTTCTTCAAGCTTTTCAGGATCTTGTAAAACATTAATATATACTACTTGATAGCCTTTTTTAGCATACGCTTCCCGAGCGTTTCTGGTGTAAGGTCAAATGTCCTTACCATAAATTAATACTTGTTTTGACATCTTCGCCCTCCCTTATAATGAAATACATTAAACTTTTTACCAGTTCTGCCATCATGGTCAAGTTTAGAGTTTCCATCCTATCCTTGTGAGTGTGATAATAAGGGTTCCGATAAAATGCGGTATCTGTTATCATCACTGCCTTAAACCCCTTATCCCAGAAAGAAGCGTGGTCACTTAAACGCACCTGATAAAGGAGATAGCCATCTCCTGGGACAGTTAGAGACACTACAGGTAGAGCAGGGTTTAGTTTAAAAGTAGAGACAATCTTTTCAACTACATCCTTAGAACGTTTATTGCCAATCACACCTATGAAATTCCCTGTCTTAGGGTATCCAAAAAATTGAAGTGGAAAGGGAAATTTTTGGCTTTTTTCTTCATTAGTATAATAACCCACCATTTCCAGACAAATTACCCCATCTATCCTCTCTTTTTCCTCTTTTGCTCTTTTGGCGTAAACCCGGCTCCCCATATAGCGGGTGGCAAATAAGGGTGGCTCTTCGGCCGTAAAGGCAACAAATTTAACAGGAGTTTTTATGATATTGAATTCCTTAATAAGTCTAGCCAGT contains these protein-coding regions:
- a CDS encoding M20/M25/M40 family metallo-hydrolase; its protein translation is MAKQMDQDLKDQVKQSLQHHLHILTKEIGDRSIYKYHKLKQAANYIISCFSDLGYEVETQKYNFMDKELTNIIAIPSSKTIKNYLICAHYDTVTGSPGADDNGSSIAVMLELARLIKEFNIIKTPVKFVAFTAEEPPLFATRYMGSRVYAKRAKEEKERIDGVICLEMVGYYTNEEKSQKFPFPLQFFGYPKTGNFIGVIGNKRSKDVVEKIVSTFKLNPALPVVSLTVPGDGYLLYQVRLSDHASFWDKGFKAVMITDTAFYRNPYYHTHKDRMETLNLTMMAELVKSLMYFIIREGEDVKTSINLW
- the uxx1 gene encoding UXX-star selenoprotein family 1, producing the protein MSKQVLIYGKDIUPYTRNAREAYAKKGYQVVYINVLQDPEKLEEMLRHSKGKRQVPVIIEENHVTIGFGGS